In one Hypomesus transpacificus isolate Combined female chromosome 18, fHypTra1, whole genome shotgun sequence genomic region, the following are encoded:
- the bcas2 gene encoding pre-mRNA-splicing factor SPF27, producing MSGTSSVAGEVFVDALPYFDQGYDAAGVREAAAALVEEETRRYRPTKNYLSYLPTPDFSTFETEIMRNEFERLAARQPLELLSMKRYELPAPSSGQKNDITAWQECVNNSMAQLEHQAVRIENLELMSQYGTNAWKVYNDNLAFMIEMAQKELQKFRKQIQDINWQRKNDQLAGGGKLRELESNWVSLVSKNYEIERAIIHLENEVSQLKNQQGDENKENIRQDF from the exons ATGTCTGGGACTTCATCGGTGGCTGGCGAAGTATTTGTAGATGCTCTACCATATTTTGATCAAGGTTATGATGCGGCTGGTGTCAGAGAAGCG GCTGCAGCGTTAGTAGAGGAGGAAACAAGGAGATACAGACCCACCAAGAACTACCTAAGTTATTTACCCACACCTGACTTTTCTACGTTTGAG ACTGAAATCATGAGAAATGAGTTTGAAAGACTAGCAGCTCGACAGCCTCTGGAACTTCTCAGCATGAAGAg ATACGAGCTCCCAGCCCCCTCGTCAGGGCAGAAGAATGACATCACAGCGTGGCAGGAGTGTGTTAACAACTCGATGGCCCAGCTTGAGCATCAAGCCGTGCGCATTGAGAACCTGGAGCTGATGTCACAATACGGCACCAATGCATGGAAGGTCTACAACGA TAACCTCGCCTTTATGATTGAGATGGCTCAAAAGGAACTACAGAAATTCAG AAAGCAGATTCAGGACATAAATTGGCAGCGAAAGAATGATCAGCTTGCAGGAGGTGGCAAACTCAGAGAGCTGGAGTCCAA CTGGGTATCTCTGGTCAGTAAGAACTATGAGATTGAGCGTGCCATCATTCACTTGGAGAACGAAGTTTCACAACTCAAAAACCAGCAGGGAGACGAAAACAAAGAGAACATTCGGCAAGACTTTTAG